In a single window of the Osmerus eperlanus chromosome 4, fOsmEpe2.1, whole genome shotgun sequence genome:
- the emilin3a gene encoding EMILIN-3, whose protein sequence is MYKVPILILTVIVSLAGAKFYSPNQYNLYKAGASPHHGQGNPTGRHKNHCAYVVEKSVSFTMQDGAAPYVKAEYNKCSWGQKCPTLIYRLMYKPHYKVAYKTQTELEWRCCPGYSGYGCMEEPPAYHQPMKMMPPFKGPSFKGPPFKGPQFKGPPVHPGLKANPWSQPKGPPSNVKSYPMRHFGPPMTSYTETSFEPFPSEPEPDHHPQQQPEADHPEHEPEHETEQESEQESEQESEHEHDREHDHEHEQEHEQEREHRPQETPPPGGSHDVDGQDPDSETEERLGRMEEDVRRLSQGLETLKGTLTGLEDALRASLREDANRMLSTLLSASPGPVPAPALASSHSVVGFGDIPGGDPEAEGLDGGLAFTGLGELTSRVEQLRTELKVKSAELQELRGMVVGHDGTLRRLSGDHSSARSAGKDYQKFAEELVDGRLGASRAEILGGFEQRMEVAEGRCEEKAGDVRRQCQREQEETQEQLEQALEGSATGLKKELGHLQAQIQRLDTTEGCSGRMVGLAERVHLLEQSVAGLNQSQGHLRVELGGHKDHVEGMLEGRLGYVEARLNLTGKVKGVSGATAAGETRVRERLLNTTEVGLGLEARLEGKLKALEGRLLTAVEELGNATAPALLEGHAVPTLETELESLRQRLELDVDRVQRQLSGLESLCTSSCSSSPPSGLQGDAASLHSRLVEEEDNMKGLLDAQAESLTSLNSTLQKLLVRLDHKDHQQEDREGNSLQGELMVLKFNVRSVNRTLRSLKDSVGLVAREVGRANSTWQEREERLAQQVKGVVQLVGRQASMLGAGERRLTRLKAELQELRRRLAGEVQGCKSTALGVQKEVTEVGGRVASVEGQCKGLSHLAEDLERIRAELERQSDGHLSQVNGTLSSHALQLSELRDGLRNCTAKLELSHQRQPHSLEPEQRRGDQ, encoded by the exons ATGTACAAAGTTCCAATTCTGATCTTGACAGTGATAGTGTCACTGGCCGGTGCCAAATTCTACAGTCCAAACCAATACAATCTGTACAAGGCAGGGGCAAGTCCACACCATGGCCAAGGGAACCCAACAGGCAGACACAA GAACCACTGTGCATATGTAGTGGAGAAGAGCGTGTCTTTCACCATGCAGGATGGGGCGGCCCCCTATGTGAAGGCTGAATACAACAAGTGCTCCTGGGGTCAGAAGTGTCCAACTCTCAT ATATCGCCTGATGTACAAACCACACTACAAGGTAGCATATAAAACCCAGACAGAGCTGGAGTGGCGTTGCTGCCCAGGATACTCTGGCTATGGCTGCATGGAGGAACCTCCAGCCTACCACCAACCCATGAAGATGATGCCACCTTTTAAGGGCCCCTCATTTAAGGGTCCACCTTTTAAGGGACCACAGTTCAAGGGTCCACCTGTCCACCCTGGTCTTAAGGCCAATCCCTGGAGTCAACCCAAGGGACCTCCCAGCAATGTCAAATCTTACCCCATGCGTCACTTTGGACCTCCCATGACCTCCTACACAGAGACCTCCTTTGAGCCGTTTCCTTCGGAGCCAGAGCCAGACCACCACCCTCAGCAGCAGCCTGAGGCAGACCACCCTGAGCATGAACCTGAGCATGAGACTGAACAGGAGTCTGAACAGGAGTCTGAACAGGAGTCTGAACATGAGCATGACCGTGAACATGACCATGAGCATGAACAGGAGCATGAACAGGAGCGTGAGCATCGGCCCCAGGAAACACCCCCCCCTGGTGGCAGCCATGATGTTGACG GCCAGGATCCTGACAGTGAGACTGAGGAACGTCTGGGCCGTATGGAGGAGGACGTGCGGCGCCTGTCCCAGGGCCTGGAGACACTAAAGGGGACCCTAACAGGGTTGGAAGACGCCCTCCGTGCCTCTCTACGTGAGGACGCCAACAGAATGCTGTCTACCCTGCTGTCTGCCTCACCCGGCCCTGTCCCTGCACCTGCTCTGGCCTCTAGCCACTCAGTCGTGGGCTTCGGGGACATTCCTGGTGGAGACCCTGAAGCAGAGGGGCTGGATGGGGGCCTGGCTTTTACAGGTCTGGGGGAGCTGACTAGCAGGGTGGAGCAGCTCAGAACAGAGCTGAAGGTCAAGAGCGCTGAGCTGCAGGAGCTGAGAGGAATGGTGGTGGGCCATGACGGAACCCTGAGGAGGCTGTCTGGTGACCATAGCTCAGCCCGCTCTGCAGGTAAGGATTACCAGAAGTTTGCGGAGGAGCTGGTAGATGGCAGACTGGGTGCTAGCAGAGCGGAGATCCTGGGTGGGTTTGAGCAGAGGATGGAGGTCGCTGAGGGCCGCTGTGAGGAGAAGGCTGGGGATGTGCGGCGGCAGTGCCAGCGGGaacaggaggagacacaggagcAGCTGGAGCAGGCCCTAGAGGGGAGTGCCACAGGCCTGAAGAAGGAACTAGGACATCTCCAGGCTCAGATCCAGCGCCTGGACACTACAGAGGGCTGCTCTGGCAGGATGGTTGGCTTAGCTGAGAGGGTGCACCTGCTGGAGCAGTCTGTGGCTGGGCTCAACCAGTCCCAGGGCCACTTGAGGGTAGAGCTGGGTGGGCACAAGGATCATGTGGAGGGCATGCTGGAGGGGCGGCTAGGGTACGTTGAGGCCCGCCTTAACCTGACTGGCAAGGTGAAGGGGGTCAGTGGTGCCACTGCTGCTGGTGAGACCAGAGTTAGAGAAAGGCTGCTGAACACCACTGAGGTGGGATTGGGTTTGGAGGCTCGTCTGGAGGGGAAGCTGAAAGCTCTGGAGGGCCGTCTGCTGACTGCAGTGGAGGAGCTGGGCAACGCGACGGCCCCGGCCCTGCTGGAGGGTCACGCCGTGCCCACTCTGGAGACAGAGCTTGAGTCCCTCCGCcagaggctggagctggacgtGGACAGAGTCCAGAGACAGCTGAGCGGCCTTGAGAgtctctgcacctcctcctgcagctcctcccctccctctggcctGCAGGGAGATGCAGCCTCATTACACTCtcgcctggtggaggaggaggacaacatGAAGGGGCTCCTGGATGCTCAAGCTGAGAGTCTGACCAGCCTCAACAGCACCCTGCAGAAGCTACTGGTCAGACTGGACCATAAGGACCACCagcaggaagacagggaggggaaCTCTCTTCAGGGAGAGCTCATGGTGCTCAAGTTTAATGTCCGTTCTGTAAACCGCACTCTCCGGAGTCTGAAAGATTCGGTGGGGTTGGTGGCGCGGGAGGTGGGCCGCGCCAACAGTACCTGGCAGGAGCGGGAGGAGCGTCTGGCCCAGCAGGTGAAAGGGGTGGTGCAGCTGGTGGGCCGGCAGGCATCCATGCTGGGCGCTGGGGAGCGGAGGCTGACCCGGCTGAAGGCAGAACTGCAGGAGCTGAGGAGGCGTCTGGCTGGGGAGGTGCAGGGATGCAAGAGCACGGCGCTGGGAGTCCAGAAAGAAGTTACTGAGGTGGGGGGCCGGGTGGCCAGCGTGGAAGGCCAATGCAAGGGTCTAAGTCACTTGGCTGAGGACCTGGAGAGGATCAGGGCGGAGCTGGAGAGGCAGTCGGACGGACACCTATCCCAGGTCAACGGGACCCTCAGCAGCCATGCTCTGCAGCTGTCTGAGCTGAGAGACGGCTTGAGAAACTGCACAGCCAAGCTAGAGCTGAGCCACCAGAGACAACCTCATAGTCTGGagccagagcagaggagaggagatcagTAG
- the samd10a gene encoding sterile alpha motif domain-containing protein 10a: protein MAVDAASSFSFCRPAVEYRALPEDFKHQLSRRTGGNLTWHDGRGQKTAGGRTVKLLQQPGTEGHQYRSSNSYGIYHTSPTQPSLIRPVVLWTQQDVCRWLKKHCPHNYLTYVEAFSHHAITGRALLRLNGEKLERMGLVQETLRQELLQQVLQLQVQEEGRNLQLLSRGSFGNLS, encoded by the exons ATGGCTGTCGACG CTGCTTCCAGCTTCAGTTTCTGCCGTCCAGCTGTGGAGTACAGGGCGCTGCCTGAGGACTTTAAGCACCAGCTGAGCCGACGGACAGGTGGGAACCTGACCTGGCACGACGGGCGTGGTCAGAAGACAGCTGGGGGGAGGACTGTGAAGCTACTCCAACAGCCAGGGACAGAGGGTCACCAG tatcGGTCAAGTAACTCCTATGGGATATACCACACtagccccacccagcccagcctgATCCGGCCTGTAGTACTGTGGACTCAGCAAGATGTCTGCCGATGGCTGAAGAAACACTGTCCTCACAACTACCTCACCTACGTCGAGGCCTTCTCCCACCATGCTATCACAG GCCGTGCTTTGCTACGTCTGAATGGGGAGAAGTTGGAGAGGATGGGGTTAGTGCAGGAAACATTGAGACAGGAGCTCCTACAACAGGTTCTGCAACTGCAGGTGCAAGAAGAGGGACGCAATCTGCAGCTGCTTAGCAGAG GCTCTTTTGGAAACCTATCATAA
- the uckl1a gene encoding uridine-cytidine kinase-like 1a isoform X2: METECGKKMSSRSDSGSGEDSLDRLLPPITTPRRKSMSLSKTEPPLLRTSTRTIYTAGRPPWYDEHGTQSKEAFVIGLCGGSASGKTTVANKIIEVLDVPWVVLLSMDSFYKVLSPEEQTLAASNDYNFDHPGAFDFELLEATLRRLKQGKSVKIPVYDFTTHGRQKDWKTVYGASVIIFEGIMSFADKELLQLLDMKIFVDTDSDIRLVRRLRRDITERGRDIEGVIKQYNKFVKPAFEQYIEPTMRLADIVVPRGGGNMVAIDLIVQHVHSQLEERELSVRAVLASAQQTQPLPQTLSVLESTPQVKGLHTIIRNKETSRDEFIFYSKRLMRLLIEHALTFLPTQSCRVQTPQGEEYEGRSYSGKGITGVSILRAGETMEPALRAVCKDVRIGKILIQTNLDSGEPELHYLRLPKDISEDHVILMDSTVSTGAAAMMAVRVLLDHEVQESKIALVSLLMAELGVHSVAYAFPKVKIITTAVDKSLDNMLQVIPGIGDFGDRYFGTDGSSCWSDEEDLERTSC, encoded by the exons ATGGAAACGGAGTGCGGAAAAAAGATGTCATCGCGCTCGGACAG TGGAAGTGGGGAGGACTCGTTGGACCGGCTCCTGCCCCCCATCACCACCCCCCGCAGGAAGAGCATGTCCCTGAGTAAGACTGAGCCTCCGCTGCTCCGCACCAGCACACGCACCATCTACACCGCTGGCAGACCCCCCTGGTATGATGAGCACGGCACCCAGTCCAAAGAGGCCTTTGTCATCG gtctgtgtggggGAAGTGCTTCAGGGAAAACCACAGTGGCCAATAAGATCATCGAGGTTCTGGATGTGCCCTGGGTGGTTCTTCTCTCCATGGACTCCTTCTACAAG GTCTTGTCTCCTGAGGAGCAGACATTGGCAGCCAGTAATGATTACAACTTTGACCACCCTGGGGCTTTCGACTTCGAGCTGCTGGAGGCCACACTGCGCAGACTCAAACAGGGCAAGAGTGTCAAGATCCCAGTGTATGACTTCACCACACACGGGAGGCAGAAAGACTGG AAAACGGTATATGGTGCCAGCGTGATCATCTTTGAGGGAATCATGTCATTTGCAGACAAGGAGCTTCTGCAG ctgcTAGACATGAAGATCTTTGTTGACACGGACTCAGACATCCGTCTGGTGCGTCGACTGCGCAGGGACATCACCGAGAGGGGAAGGGACATTGAGGGGGTCATCAAGCAGTACAACAAGTTTGTGAAGCCAGCCTTCGAGCAGTACATTGAGCCCACCATGCGACTGGCTGACATAGTGGTGCCTAGAG GTGGAGGTAACATGGTGGCCATTGATCTGATTGTTCAGCATGTCCACAgtcagctggaggag CGTGAGCTCAGTGTACG AGCTGTGTTGGCATCAGCCCAACagacccagcccctcccccagactcTCAGTGTGTTAGAAAGTACGCCCCAGGTCAAAGGTCTACACACCATCATCAG GAATAAGGAAACTAGCCGAGACGAGTTCATCTTCTACTCGAAGAGACTGATGCGCCTTCTCATTGAGCATGCCTTAACATTTCTACCCActcag TCCTGCAGGGTGCAGACTCCACAAGGCGAGGAGTATGAGGGGCGCAGCTACAGTGGGAAAGGG ATCACAGGGGTGTCTATCCTGCGGGCAGGGGAGACCATGGAGCCTGCCCTGAGAGCTGTGTGTAAGGATGTCCGTATCGGGAAGATTCTTATCCAGACCAACCTGGACTCAGGAGAACCAGAG CTGCATTACCTGCGTCTGCCCAAAGACATCAGTGAGGACCATGTCATCCTGATGGACAGCACCGTGTCTACAGGCGCTGCAGCCATGATGGCTGTACGGGTCTTACTG GACCATGAGGTTCAGGAGAGTAAGATAGCCCTGGTGTCTCTGCTGATGGCGGAGCTGGGGGTGCACTCTGTGGCCTACGCCTTCCCCAAGGTCAAGATCATCACCACAGCCGTGGACAAGAGTCTAGACAACATGCTGCAAGTCATCCCAGGGATAG GTGACTTTGGAGATCGCTACTTTGGGACAGATGGGTCGTCCTGTTGGAGTGATGAGGAGGACCTGGAGAGAACCTCATGCTAA
- the uckl1a gene encoding uridine-cytidine kinase-like 1a isoform X1: protein MTLPDYTGARISGCWSLRPDCSGSGEDSLDRLLPPITTPRRKSMSLSKTEPPLLRTSTRTIYTAGRPPWYDEHGTQSKEAFVIGLCGGSASGKTTVANKIIEVLDVPWVVLLSMDSFYKVLSPEEQTLAASNDYNFDHPGAFDFELLEATLRRLKQGKSVKIPVYDFTTHGRQKDWKTVYGASVIIFEGIMSFADKELLQLLDMKIFVDTDSDIRLVRRLRRDITERGRDIEGVIKQYNKFVKPAFEQYIEPTMRLADIVVPRGGGNMVAIDLIVQHVHSQLEERELSVRAVLASAQQTQPLPQTLSVLESTPQVKGLHTIIRNKETSRDEFIFYSKRLMRLLIEHALTFLPTQSCRVQTPQGEEYEGRSYSGKGITGVSILRAGETMEPALRAVCKDVRIGKILIQTNLDSGEPELHYLRLPKDISEDHVILMDSTVSTGAAAMMAVRVLLDHEVQESKIALVSLLMAELGVHSVAYAFPKVKIITTAVDKSLDNMLQVIPGIGDFGDRYFGTDGSSCWSDEEDLERTSC from the exons ATGACTCTGCCAGACTACACAGGGGCAAGAATATCAGGCTGCTGGTCTCTCAGACCTGACTGCAG TGGAAGTGGGGAGGACTCGTTGGACCGGCTCCTGCCCCCCATCACCACCCCCCGCAGGAAGAGCATGTCCCTGAGTAAGACTGAGCCTCCGCTGCTCCGCACCAGCACACGCACCATCTACACCGCTGGCAGACCCCCCTGGTATGATGAGCACGGCACCCAGTCCAAAGAGGCCTTTGTCATCG gtctgtgtggggGAAGTGCTTCAGGGAAAACCACAGTGGCCAATAAGATCATCGAGGTTCTGGATGTGCCCTGGGTGGTTCTTCTCTCCATGGACTCCTTCTACAAG GTCTTGTCTCCTGAGGAGCAGACATTGGCAGCCAGTAATGATTACAACTTTGACCACCCTGGGGCTTTCGACTTCGAGCTGCTGGAGGCCACACTGCGCAGACTCAAACAGGGCAAGAGTGTCAAGATCCCAGTGTATGACTTCACCACACACGGGAGGCAGAAAGACTGG AAAACGGTATATGGTGCCAGCGTGATCATCTTTGAGGGAATCATGTCATTTGCAGACAAGGAGCTTCTGCAG ctgcTAGACATGAAGATCTTTGTTGACACGGACTCAGACATCCGTCTGGTGCGTCGACTGCGCAGGGACATCACCGAGAGGGGAAGGGACATTGAGGGGGTCATCAAGCAGTACAACAAGTTTGTGAAGCCAGCCTTCGAGCAGTACATTGAGCCCACCATGCGACTGGCTGACATAGTGGTGCCTAGAG GTGGAGGTAACATGGTGGCCATTGATCTGATTGTTCAGCATGTCCACAgtcagctggaggag CGTGAGCTCAGTGTACG AGCTGTGTTGGCATCAGCCCAACagacccagcccctcccccagactcTCAGTGTGTTAGAAAGTACGCCCCAGGTCAAAGGTCTACACACCATCATCAG GAATAAGGAAACTAGCCGAGACGAGTTCATCTTCTACTCGAAGAGACTGATGCGCCTTCTCATTGAGCATGCCTTAACATTTCTACCCActcag TCCTGCAGGGTGCAGACTCCACAAGGCGAGGAGTATGAGGGGCGCAGCTACAGTGGGAAAGGG ATCACAGGGGTGTCTATCCTGCGGGCAGGGGAGACCATGGAGCCTGCCCTGAGAGCTGTGTGTAAGGATGTCCGTATCGGGAAGATTCTTATCCAGACCAACCTGGACTCAGGAGAACCAGAG CTGCATTACCTGCGTCTGCCCAAAGACATCAGTGAGGACCATGTCATCCTGATGGACAGCACCGTGTCTACAGGCGCTGCAGCCATGATGGCTGTACGGGTCTTACTG GACCATGAGGTTCAGGAGAGTAAGATAGCCCTGGTGTCTCTGCTGATGGCGGAGCTGGGGGTGCACTCTGTGGCCTACGCCTTCCCCAAGGTCAAGATCATCACCACAGCCGTGGACAAGAGTCTAGACAACATGCTGCAAGTCATCCCAGGGATAG GTGACTTTGGAGATCGCTACTTTGGGACAGATGGGTCGTCCTGTTGGAGTGATGAGGAGGACCTGGAGAGAACCTCATGCTAA
- the si:dkey-70p6.1 gene encoding zyxin, with translation MASMQDGLNFTAPPYGKVLLLGAIAAASAFVVTILIVVLCVGCQRKGKAHNVSGEGGKHRLMDMGILRQSKLRSISKSDTEMNKLNCNGKKASKKNRPASMDLLLLPSRRSNSDLRSQGRQLPQIPSGTGEDGEHTYSEVGHRSSPKRGTDDTLYAMVGRAGQTDTPAPPAVPANTPAPPDLDGDGVEGGLPEQEPVAQVMAPPHPQEAAEYACVRKLRKADKAPQKRDSGTDMGEPPAPPPRHAPPSHPAPPPPHPHSQKMPRKNMEAFNLPSFPKEAVFMGNGEQYIWKPPEDDDITMLQNKPLGPLSPHSGENIIQPSTAVVAEMYSKVCKPGKKKRTVPGSPPANSGFRTLGRGDRERDGGFSVVVKPQTWAPLEGKAVGGPPGILDDHCYESIGTEECDAAYEAMDGGGGWKRERPPNTCATLRPRRKKSQQPLQQQQPPPPPPTQQTPKLQHLPAKALLLPGENLYESIGDLKQGSTTSSTTTIFTFNDGMEMYVTGL, from the exons ATGGCCTCCATGCAGGACGGGCTGAACTTCACTGCTCCTCCCTACGGCAAGGTCCTGCTGCTGGGCGCTATCGCTGCTGCCTCAGCCTTCGTTGTCACTATCCTGATcgtggtgctctgtgtgggttgcCAGAg GAAAGGGAAGGCTCATAATGTTTCCGGCGAGGGTGGTAAACACAGGTTGATGGACATG ggtaTACTCAGGCAGTCCAAGCTGCGCTCCATCAGCAAGTCGGACACTGAGATGAACAAGCTAAACTGCAATGGCAAGA AGGCTTCTAAAAAGAATCGTCCAGCCAGTATGGATCTTCTTCTGCTGCCCAGCCGCAGGTCCAACTCAGACCTGCGCTCCCAGGGCCGCCAGCTGCCCCAGATTCCCTCGGGCACCGGAGAGGACGGGGAGCACACCTACTCCGAGGTGGGGCACCGCTCCTCTCCCAAACGTGGGACTGACGATACCCTTTACGCCATGGTTGGCAGGGCTGGGCAGACGGACACTCCAGCCCCCCCGGCTGTCCCTGCCAACACCCCAGCACCCCCTGACCTAGATGGGGATGGGGTGGAAGGGGGGCTGCCTGAGCAGGAGCCAGTGGCCCAGGTGATggctccaccccacccccaggagGCAGCAGAGTACGCCTGTGTCCGGAAGCTGCGCAAGGCAGACAAAGCCCCCCAGAAGAGGGATAGCGGGACGGATATGGGGGAGCCACCGGCTCCACCCCCACGCCACGCCCCACCATCacaccctgcccctccaccGCCACACCCTCATAGCCAGAAGATGCCCCGTAAGAACATGGAGGCTTTCAATCTTCCTAGTTTCCCCAAG gaagcagtattTATGGGTAATGGCGAGCAGTACATCTGGAAGCCTCCAGAAGATGATGACATCACCATGCTCCAAAACAAGCCTTTAGGCCCTCTGAGTCCTCACAGTGGAGAGAATATCATACAGCCATCCACAGCTGTG GTTGCAGAGATGTACTCAAAGGTGTGCAAGCCGGGTAAAAAGAAGAGAACTGTGCCTGGGTCTCCCCCAGCCAACAGTGGCTTCCGGACCTTGGGGCGTGGCGACCGGGAGCGAGATGGGGGGTTCAGTGTGGTGGTCAAGCCCCAGACATGGGCCCCATTGGAGGGAAAAGCAGTTGGAGGACCCCCCGGCATATTGGATGACCACTGTTATGAGTCCATTGGGACGGAGGAATGCGATGCGGCCTATGAGGCCATGGATGGAGGTGGCGGCTGGAAGCGAGAGAGGCCCCCCAACACCTGTGCCACACTGCGGCCCCGGAGGAAGAAATCCCAGCAGCccttgcagcagcagcagcctccgCCACCACCACCTACGCAGCAGACCCCCAAGTTACAACACCTGCCCGCCAAAGCCCTTCTGCTGCCAGGGGAGAACCTCTATGAGAGCATTGGGGACCTGAAGCAGGGCTCCACCACCTCCAGTACCACCACCATCTTCACCTTCAACGACGGCATGGAGATGTACGTCACAGGGCTTTAA
- the LOC134019101 gene encoding sodium/potassium-transporting ATPase subunit beta-1-interacting protein 3-like isoform X2 produces MGCCSGRCMLIFLCTLQLITALERQVFDFLGYQWLPIMINFLQIIMVILGLFGTIQYRPRYVVLYLLWTLLWVAWNVFVSCLYLDLGGLSKDSDILSLGVSPHRSWWKGNGPSCERRDLPATGWQSLENPELVTALGCWLEYQYIEVLHCIVQLLISLLGFVYACYVVSTFTEEEDSYYK; encoded by the exons ATGGGGTGCTGTTCTGGTCGCTGTATGCTGATCTTCCTCTGTACTCTCCAGTTG ATAACTGCTCTGGAGAGGCaggtgtttgacttccttgggTACCAGTGGTTGCCCATCATGATCAACTTCCTGCAGATAATCATGGTTATCTTAGGTCTCTTTGGTACTATCCAATACAGACCCCGCTATGTTGTCCTG TACCTGCTCTGGACATTGTTGTGGGTGGCTTGGAATGTCTTTGTCAGCTGTCTGTACTTGGACCTGGGAGGGCTTTCAAAG GACAGTGATATTCTGTCTCTTGGGGTGTCCCCACATCGCTCTTGGTGGAAAGGAAACGGGCCAAGTTGTGAGCGCAGAGACCTCCCTGCCACAGGGTGGCAGAGTCTGGAAAACCCAGAGCTCGTCACTGCTCTAGGTTGTTGGCTAGAATACCAATACATAGAGGTCCTCCACTGCATTGTACAGCTTCTCATATCT CTCCTGGGATTTGTCTACGCTTGCTATGTAGTCAGTACtttcacagaagaagaagacagcT acTACAAATAA
- the LOC134019101 gene encoding sodium/potassium-transporting ATPase subunit beta-1-interacting protein 3-like isoform X1, protein MGCCSGRCMLIFLCTLQLITALERQVFDFLGYQWLPIMINFLQIIMVILGLFGTIQYRPRYVVLYLLWTLLWVAWNVFVSCLYLDLGGLSKDSDILSLGVSPHRSWWKGNGPSCERRDLPATGWQSLENPELVTALGCWLEYQYIEVLHCIVQLLISLLGFVYACYVVSTFTEEEDSFNFIGEFDHPSKPSQLIF, encoded by the exons ATGGGGTGCTGTTCTGGTCGCTGTATGCTGATCTTCCTCTGTACTCTCCAGTTG ATAACTGCTCTGGAGAGGCaggtgtttgacttccttgggTACCAGTGGTTGCCCATCATGATCAACTTCCTGCAGATAATCATGGTTATCTTAGGTCTCTTTGGTACTATCCAATACAGACCCCGCTATGTTGTCCTG TACCTGCTCTGGACATTGTTGTGGGTGGCTTGGAATGTCTTTGTCAGCTGTCTGTACTTGGACCTGGGAGGGCTTTCAAAG GACAGTGATATTCTGTCTCTTGGGGTGTCCCCACATCGCTCTTGGTGGAAAGGAAACGGGCCAAGTTGTGAGCGCAGAGACCTCCCTGCCACAGGGTGGCAGAGTCTGGAAAACCCAGAGCTCGTCACTGCTCTAGGTTGTTGGCTAGAATACCAATACATAGAGGTCCTCCACTGCATTGTACAGCTTCTCATATCT CTCCTGGGATTTGTCTACGCTTGCTATGTAGTCAGTACtttcacagaagaagaagacagcT TTAATTTCATTGGTGAATTTGACCATCCTTCAAAACCATCTCAGTTGATCTTTTAG